A single window of Bacteroidales bacterium DNA harbors:
- a CDS encoding S-adenosylmethionine:tRNA ribosyltransferase-isomerase: MHKPDTVSIEHYDYPLPQDKIAQYPLSKRDESKLLVYNTTPQTAKFESLADFLPEKSLLIFNDTKVVQARLNFQKESGAAIEIFCLEPHEPTREIQEAFLLKETSVWKCLVGNRKKWKSGILKMDFELNGEKAQLTAERLGDIEESSFIRFRWLPKNFTFSEILEQSGKVPLPPYMHRKAEDEDRKRYQTIYAQYDGSVAAPTAGLHFTDTVFNSLKKKSISFDYVTLHVGAGTFKPVSSKTVSEHQMHKEQILVNRSLIEKLINKTEKSLIAVGTTSIRTLESLFWLGTKMYYFPNQENYVLSQWEAYDLSEKPLLSREKALNSILNYLDKKQEDVFHSETQILIGPGYEFQIIDAMITNFHQPKSTLLLLISAYLGDAWKSIYDYALKNDFRFLSYGDSCLFITH, from the coding sequence ATGCACAAACCCGATACAGTTTCTATTGAGCATTACGATTATCCCTTACCACAGGATAAAATTGCACAATATCCCTTATCCAAAAGAGACGAATCAAAATTATTGGTTTATAATACCACTCCTCAAACAGCTAAGTTTGAATCTCTTGCCGATTTTTTGCCCGAAAAATCACTCTTGATTTTTAATGATACCAAAGTTGTTCAGGCTCGCTTAAATTTTCAAAAAGAAAGTGGAGCTGCCATTGAAATTTTTTGTTTAGAACCCCATGAACCTACTCGAGAAATTCAAGAAGCCTTTCTTTTAAAGGAAACATCTGTTTGGAAATGTTTGGTGGGAAACAGGAAAAAATGGAAAAGTGGTATTTTAAAAATGGATTTTGAGCTTAATGGAGAAAAAGCACAATTAACTGCAGAACGATTGGGTGATATTGAAGAATCTTCTTTTATTCGTTTTCGTTGGCTACCTAAAAATTTTACTTTTTCTGAAATTTTAGAACAAAGCGGAAAAGTACCCTTGCCTCCTTATATGCACCGTAAAGCAGAGGATGAAGATCGTAAGCGTTATCAAACTATTTATGCTCAATATGATGGTTCCGTTGCGGCACCAACAGCCGGTTTGCATTTTACAGATACTGTTTTTAATAGTCTTAAAAAGAAGTCTATAAGCTTCGATTATGTCACTCTACATGTTGGAGCGGGTACATTTAAACCCGTATCAAGTAAAACTGTTAGTGAGCATCAAATGCATAAAGAACAAATATTAGTTAATCGCAGCCTGATAGAAAAGCTAATCAATAAAACAGAAAAATCTTTAATTGCCGTTGGAACAACAAGCATAAGAACACTCGAAAGTCTATTTTGGTTAGGAACAAAAATGTACTACTTCCCTAATCAGGAAAACTATGTTCTAAGTCAGTGGGAGGCTTACGACCTATCTGAAAAACCCTTATTATCCCGAGAGAAAGCTTTAAATAGTATTCTTAATTATCTCGACAAAAAGCAAGAAGATGTATTTCATTCCGAAACTCAAATATTAATAGGTCCGGGTTACGAATTTCAAATTATTGATGCTATGATTACCAATTTTCATCAACCTAAAAGCACTTTATTATTATTAATTTCAGCTTATCTTGGTGATGCATGGAAATCTATTTACGATTATGCTTTAAAAAATGATTTTCGTTTTTTAAGTTATGGTGATAGTTGTCTGTTTATCACGCATTAA
- a CDS encoding proline dehydrogenase family protein, which produces MFNKLIAGILPYMPQKLVWQFSKEYIAGETLQQAITVAKALNAEGLLTTLDVLGEFIENLDEAEANKQEYLNVIETAEAEKINGNYSLKPTSFGLLIDKEVAYKHIREIVAKAASYNNFVRIDMEDSPCTDMEIELFRKLKAEFPKNVGLVVQSYMRRTLDDVKGLTDLNTSENPLNFRLCKGIYVEPVSVAYKKYEEVNEHFLKNLDYMLEQKMYPAIATHDKPLVEGAYRLLDKYKPSKDEYEFQMLYGVTPALRKSIVEKGHKMRIYVPFGKDWFGYSTRRLKENPKMASLIIKAIFVKG; this is translated from the coding sequence ATGTTTAACAAATTAATAGCAGGCATTTTACCGTATATGCCACAAAAATTGGTTTGGCAATTTTCCAAAGAATATATTGCCGGAGAAACACTTCAACAAGCAATTACAGTTGCAAAGGCATTAAATGCCGAAGGTTTATTAACCACATTAGATGTTTTAGGAGAATTTATTGAAAATTTAGATGAAGCAGAAGCTAATAAGCAAGAATATCTTAATGTTATAGAAACGGCAGAAGCAGAAAAGATAAATGGTAATTATTCCTTAAAACCAACTTCTTTTGGTTTATTAATTGATAAAGAAGTTGCCTATAAACATATTAGAGAAATTGTTGCTAAAGCAGCTTCTTACAATAATTTTGTTCGTATTGATATGGAAGATTCTCCTTGTACGGATATGGAAATAGAGTTGTTTAGAAAGCTTAAAGCTGAATTTCCGAAAAACGTTGGTTTGGTAGTTCAATCTTATATGCGTCGTACTCTTGATGATGTTAAAGGTCTAACAGATTTAAACACTTCTGAAAACCCTTTGAATTTTCGTTTATGTAAAGGTATTTATGTTGAACCGGTAAGTGTTGCTTATAAAAAATACGAGGAGGTAAATGAGCATTTTCTAAAGAACTTAGATTATATGCTAGAACAAAAAATGTATCCTGCTATTGCTACACACGATAAACCCTTGGTTGAGGGAGCTTACAGGCTACTCGATAAATACAAGCCTTCTAAAGATGAGTATGAATTTCAAATGTTATATGGAGTAACACCGGCTTTACGAAAATCTATTGTAGAAAAAGGGCATAAAATGCGTATTTATGTTCCTTTTGGAAAAGATTGGTTTGGTTATTCTACTCGTCGTTTAAAGGAAAATCCCAAGATGGCAAGCTTAATTATTAAGGCTATTTTTGTAAAAGGATAA
- a CDS encoding YifB family Mg chelatase-like AAA ATPase produces the protein MLVKTFGSALLGVDAITITVEVSIEQGINWYLVGLPDNAVRESHQRIEAALKHIGYKIPGKKIVVNMAPADIRKEGSAYDLTIALGILAASGQIKNNTVGNYLIMGELSLDGGLQPIKGALSIAIKAREEGFKGFILPLKNAKEAAIVNNLDVYGIENISEAIDFFNGKKELKPTLVDTRKEFYSQLSDYEFDFSDVKGQENIKRALEIAAAGSHNVIFIGPPGAGKTMLAKRIPSILPPLNLKEALETTKIHSVAGNLGNVDSLISIRPFRAPHHTISDAGLVGGGSYPMPGEISLAQNGVLFLDELPEFKRTVLEVMRQPMEDRKVRISRSKISIEYPSNFMLVAAMNPCPCGYYNHPEKECVCAPGVVKKYLNKISGPLLDRIDIQIEVIPVPFRDLAESPISEKSEVVRERVIKARKIQEIRFKKLEGMHANSQMNTKQMQQYCKLEKDGYQLLKNAMEKLQLSARAYDRILKVSRTIADLDNSENIQNHHLAEAIQYRSLDRESWGN, from the coding sequence ATGCTAGTAAAAACATTTGGTAGCGCACTTCTTGGTGTAGATGCTATTACCATTACTGTAGAAGTAAGTATAGAACAGGGAATCAATTGGTATTTGGTTGGCTTACCTGATAATGCTGTCCGTGAAAGTCACCAACGTATAGAAGCTGCATTAAAACATATTGGATATAAAATTCCGGGTAAGAAAATAGTTGTAAATATGGCTCCTGCCGATATTAGAAAAGAAGGTTCAGCCTACGATTTAACTATTGCTCTTGGTATTTTGGCGGCTTCGGGACAGATAAAAAATAATACTGTTGGGAATTATTTAATTATGGGTGAACTTTCACTCGATGGTGGTTTGCAACCAATAAAAGGGGCTCTTTCAATAGCCATAAAAGCAAGAGAAGAAGGGTTTAAAGGCTTTATTCTCCCTTTAAAAAATGCTAAAGAAGCAGCAATAGTAAATAATTTAGATGTTTATGGAATCGAGAATATTTCTGAAGCCATAGATTTCTTTAATGGTAAGAAAGAATTAAAACCTACTTTGGTAGATACCCGAAAGGAGTTTTATTCTCAATTAAGTGATTATGAATTTGATTTTTCCGATGTTAAAGGACAGGAAAATATTAAACGAGCTCTGGAAATTGCCGCAGCCGGATCACATAATGTTATATTTATCGGACCTCCGGGAGCAGGTAAAACAATGCTCGCTAAAAGAATTCCAAGTATTTTACCGCCACTTAACTTAAAGGAAGCGTTAGAAACAACAAAAATACATTCTGTAGCCGGAAATTTAGGAAATGTCGATTCGCTTATCTCCATTCGTCCGTTCAGAGCTCCTCATCACACAATCTCTGATGCCGGACTCGTTGGAGGCGGAAGTTATCCTATGCCAGGAGAGATTAGTTTAGCTCAAAACGGAGTCTTGTTTTTAGACGAATTACCTGAATTTAAACGCACTGTTTTAGAGGTTATGCGCCAACCTATGGAAGATAGAAAAGTACGAATTTCCCGATCTAAAATTTCTATAGAATATCCATCTAATTTTATGCTTGTGGCTGCTATGAACCCTTGTCCCTGCGGATATTATAATCATCCTGAAAAAGAATGTGTTTGTGCTCCGGGTGTTGTAAAAAAATACTTAAATAAAATTTCGGGTCCTCTATTAGACAGGATTGATATTCAAATAGAAGTAATTCCTGTTCCTTTTCGCGATCTTGCTGAATCGCCGATTTCTGAAAAAAGCGAAGTCGTTAGAGAACGTGTTATTAAAGCCAGAAAAATACAAGAAATACGTTTTAAGAAATTAGAGGGAATGCATGCAAACTCACAAATGAATACAAAACAAATGCAGCAATATTGTAAACTCGAAAAAGATGGGTATCAGTTACTAAAAAACGCAATGGAGAAACTGCAATTATCTGCTCGAGCTTACGACCGTATTTTAAAAGTTTCTCGTACAATAGCTGACTTAGATAATTCCGAAAATATTCAAAATCATCATTTGGCAGAAGCTATCCAATACCGAAGTTTAGATAGAGAAAGCTGGGGAAACTAA
- a CDS encoding response regulator, producing the protein METQKKPRILVVDDLPENILRISGSIKHLDAEIITTTSSIEAYNLTQEYDFALLILDVHMPEMNGFELAKLIHIAKSNRHTPIIFISAVYFDDSSIFKGYETGAVDYIVKPVNLKILESKVKVFLQLEKSKIELEVAKNEAEKAKEEKMMFLAKISHEIRNPLSAIIGIVDLLDSKELSPKWMERMEMIDFSAHHMYNLLNDLLDLSKMESFALNIVEEPLQLRKELQLIIKANKILCKTQSNKIELEVDSSIPENVLGDTLRYKQILLNLIGNANKFTTNGLIKLTVDLLEETSDHFLIKTCVHDNGIGIPEEEQIDLFKPFSQLNQSITKKYGGSGLGLVVAKNLANLLGGDLTFSSKINDGTRFCFTAKFRKHTD; encoded by the coding sequence ATGGAAACGCAAAAAAAACCTCGCATTTTAGTTGTCGATGATTTACCCGAAAATATTTTAAGAATTTCCGGCTCAATAAAGCATTTAGATGCTGAAATTATAACAACTACCAGCTCTATAGAAGCTTATAATTTAACTCAAGAATATGATTTTGCCTTACTTATTCTTGATGTTCATATGCCCGAAATGAATGGCTTCGAACTGGCAAAATTAATTCATATTGCAAAGAGTAATCGTCACACACCGATTATTTTTATTTCAGCGGTTTATTTCGACGATAGCAGTATTTTTAAAGGTTATGAAACAGGTGCTGTCGATTATATCGTAAAACCTGTTAACCTCAAGATTTTAGAATCAAAAGTAAAGGTATTTCTACAACTCGAGAAATCCAAAATAGAATTAGAGGTAGCAAAAAATGAAGCTGAAAAAGCTAAAGAAGAAAAGATGATGTTTCTGGCTAAGATAAGTCATGAAATTAGAAATCCACTTAGTGCCATTATAGGAATTGTAGATTTACTCGACTCTAAAGAGCTTTCTCCCAAATGGATGGAGAGAATGGAAATGATTGATTTCTCGGCTCATCATATGTATAATCTACTTAACGATTTGCTTGATTTAAGTAAAATGGAATCTTTTGCTTTGAATATTGTTGAAGAACCTCTACAATTAAGAAAAGAGCTTCAGCTTATTATAAAAGCAAATAAAATTTTATGTAAAACACAATCTAATAAGATTGAATTAGAAGTAGACTCTAGTATTCCTGAAAATGTTTTAGGCGACACACTTCGTTATAAACAAATCTTACTAAATCTTATTGGTAACGCCAATAAATTTACTACTAACGGACTAATAAAGCTGACAGTTGATTTATTAGAAGAAACTTCAGATCATTTTTTGATTAAAACCTGCGTTCACGATAATGGTATTGGTATACCGGAAGAAGAACAAATTGATTTGTTTAAGCCTTTTTCTCAACTTAATCAAAGTATTACAAAAAAATATGGAGGAAGCGGTTTGGGTTTAGTTGTTGCCAAAAATTTAGCCAACCTTTTGGGCGGTGACCTTACTTTTAGTAGTAAAATAAACGATGGAACTCGCTTTTGTTTTACTGCTAAATTCAGGAAACATACAGATTAA
- a CDS encoding lysophospholipid acyltransferase family protein has product MSRLPFWCLHLISDFLYLLLYYVIGYRKKVILSNLSIAFPNNSLKENKKIAKKFVKHFADFLIESLKTLSISEKELQKRYVYINEHLALEQIKAGKSLMMVTGHYGNWEWLFYLRKITKILSWAAYTPLSNRIFDKLMVTNRERYGFKVVPSKKAASTLVRYNKKGTQFVNCLMSDQSPRKDYKYRAVFLGKEVPFFIGPEAYAKKYNLPVFYGRIKKIARSKYTAEIIPITVSPQETEDGWITSEYIRLMEEDIKNAPEYYLWSHRRFKHASFAK; this is encoded by the coding sequence TTGTCACGGCTACCATTTTGGTGTTTACATCTAATTTCTGATTTTTTATATTTATTACTTTATTATGTTATTGGATATCGTAAAAAAGTGATATTAAGTAACTTATCTATAGCCTTTCCCAATAATTCTTTAAAAGAAAACAAAAAAATTGCCAAAAAATTTGTTAAGCATTTTGCTGATTTTCTGATAGAATCGTTAAAAACACTTAGCATATCCGAAAAAGAATTACAAAAACGCTATGTTTATATTAACGAACATTTAGCTCTTGAACAAATTAAAGCCGGTAAAAGCTTAATGATGGTTACCGGTCATTATGGAAACTGGGAATGGCTTTTTTATTTGAGAAAAATTACAAAAATATTAAGTTGGGCAGCATATACACCTTTAAGCAACCGTATTTTTGATAAACTTATGGTGACAAACCGAGAACGCTATGGCTTTAAAGTTGTTCCGTCGAAAAAGGCAGCCAGCACACTTGTACGCTATAATAAAAAAGGAACGCAATTTGTTAATTGTCTGATGTCTGACCAATCGCCACGCAAAGATTATAAATACCGCGCTGTATTTTTAGGTAAAGAGGTTCCCTTTTTTATCGGTCCGGAAGCTTATGCCAAAAAATATAATTTACCCGTTTTTTATGGTAGAATTAAAAAAATCGCAAGAAGTAAATATACCGCAGAAATTATCCCTATTACCGTTTCCCCTCAAGAAACAGAAGATGGTTGGATAACTTCCGAATATATTCGCTTAATGGAAGAAGACATTAAAAATGCTCCTGAATATTATTTATGGTCGCACCGACGTTTTAAACACGCGTCTTTCGCAAAATAA
- a CDS encoding NAD-dependent epimerase/dehydratase family protein, giving the protein MENILVIGAAGQIGSELVVELRKRYGTQRVFATDIKQASEDIVNGGPFEILDVMDGNRLIHFVIRHKITQIYHLAAVLSGNAEKIPVQAWDINMRSLMNILDLAKEVDAIKKVFWPSSIAVFGPSTPRFDTPQYTITEPNTVYGISKLAGERWVEYFHKRYGVDVRSIRYPGLISYKTEAGGGTTDYAVEIFYDAVKKGSYTSFLSKETKLPMMFMEDAIKATIDLMEADKEKLSLHSSYNVAGISFNPQELAEEIKKHIPNFKIDYEPDFRQAIANSWPATIDDSVAKADWGLEYKYNLPELTQSMLDGVKKKLGEIE; this is encoded by the coding sequence ATGGAAAATATTTTGGTAATTGGAGCCGCCGGACAAATTGGATCGGAATTGGTTGTGGAACTACGGAAACGTTATGGAACGCAAAGAGTATTTGCTACTGATATAAAACAAGCTTCCGAAGATATTGTTAATGGCGGTCCTTTCGAAATACTTGATGTTATGGATGGTAATCGTCTTATTCATTTTGTAATTAGACATAAGATTACTCAAATTTACCATCTTGCTGCTGTATTATCGGGAAATGCCGAAAAAATCCCCGTACAAGCTTGGGATATAAATATGCGTTCTTTGATGAATATTCTAGATTTGGCAAAAGAGGTAGACGCTATTAAAAAAGTATTTTGGCCAAGTTCTATTGCTGTTTTTGGACCTTCAACACCACGTTTTGACACACCACAATATACCATTACCGAACCAAATACCGTTTACGGAATTAGTAAACTTGCCGGCGAACGTTGGGTCGAATATTTTCATAAACGTTATGGTGTTGATGTCAGGAGCATCCGTTATCCCGGCTTAATTTCGTATAAAACAGAAGCCGGAGGCGGAACAACCGATTATGCTGTTGAGATTTTTTATGACGCGGTTAAAAAAGGCAGTTACACTTCTTTTTTATCAAAAGAAACTAAGTTGCCAATGATGTTTATGGAGGATGCCATAAAAGCCACTATCGATTTAATGGAAGCCGATAAAGAAAAGCTTAGTTTGCACTCTAGTTACAATGTTGCCGGCATTAGTTTTAACCCGCAAGAACTTGCAGAAGAAATTAAAAAGCATATTCCAAATTTTAAAATTGATTATGAGCCGGATTTTCGTCAGGCTATTGCTAATTCTTGGCCGGCCACTATCGACGATAGTGTAGCTAAAGCCGATTGGGGATTAGAATATAAATATAATCTACCCGAGCTTACACAGTCAATGCTTGATGGCGTAAAAAAGAAATTAGGAGAAATTGAGTAA
- a CDS encoding pyridoxamine 5'-phosphate oxidase family protein — protein sequence MKNRVLNNQRDLLDIIQNCNVCYVSMVDKENKPYVLPMNFGFADNTVLLHGAKQGKKIDILKHNPNVCIVFSTDHQLYWQNENVACSWSMKYRSVLVYGKVNFIDDIEEKRSLLHHFMKNYSPKEFKYSKPSLEEVQLIKVPVNKMEGRAYGF from the coding sequence ATGAAAAACAGAGTACTAAATAACCAACGTGATCTTCTTGATATTATTCAAAATTGTAACGTTTGTTATGTTTCTATGGTTGATAAAGAAAATAAACCTTACGTTCTTCCGATGAATTTTGGTTTTGCCGACAATACCGTATTATTGCATGGAGCAAAGCAAGGAAAAAAAATAGATATACTAAAACACAATCCTAATGTTTGTATTGTTTTTAGTACCGACCATCAATTATATTGGCAGAATGAAAATGTTGCTTGTAGTTGGAGCATGAAATACCGTTCTGTATTGGTTTATGGAAAAGTAAACTTTATTGATGATATCGAAGAAAAGCGAAGCTTACTTCACCATTTTATGAAAAACTATTCTCCAAAAGAATTTAAATATAGTAAACCTTCTCTCGAGGAGGTTCAGTTAATAAAAGTGCCTGTTAATAAGATGGAAGGTAGAGCCTACGGATTTTAG
- the glmS gene encoding glutamine--fructose-6-phosphate transaminase (isomerizing), whose translation MCGIVGYIGPREAYPILIKGLKRLEYRGYDSAGIALADGDLKLYKTAGRVKDLEASVKGKDISGTIGIGHTRWATHGEPNQLNAHPHYSQYKTLAMIHNGIIENYASLREEMQMRGHNFLSETDTEVLIHLIEDVQQKEGLDLVEAVRIALNQVVGAYAIAILSKGDPDLLIAARKGSPLVVGIGEDEHFIASDATPLIEYTKHVVYLNDEEIAIIPREGEMRIITIADHEEIPYVQELEMNLSAIEKSGYDHFMMKEIYEQPLSIRDSMRGRLRLDQETISLGGISEYEDKMAAAKRIIMVACGTSWHAALVGEYLFEDIARIPVEVEYGSEFRYRNPIINEDDVVIAISQSGETADTLAAIRMAKEKGATIIGICNVVGSSIARETHAGSYTHAGPEIGVASTKAFTAQVSVLTLMALRLAKMRGTIERSKFHHLLHELEEIPFKVEEALRINEQVKEISKAFVNARNFLYLGRGYNFPVALEGALKLKEISYIHAEGYPAAEMKHGPIALIDKNMPVVVVATNKGTYEKVVSNIEEIKARKGIILAIVTKGDTEVKRLADYVIEIPETEEMLVPLLATIPMQLLAYHIAVARNCEVDMPRNLAKSVTVE comes from the coding sequence ATGTGTGGAATTGTCGGATACATTGGCCCCAGAGAGGCTTATCCCATTTTAATAAAAGGATTAAAAAGATTAGAATATAGAGGTTACGATAGTGCCGGAATAGCCCTTGCCGATGGAGATTTAAAACTATATAAAACAGCAGGTAGGGTTAAAGACCTTGAAGCTAGTGTTAAAGGAAAAGACATTAGTGGTACCATAGGAATTGGTCATACTCGTTGGGCTACTCACGGAGAACCCAATCAACTTAATGCTCACCCTCACTATTCTCAATATAAAACGCTTGCAATGATTCATAATGGAATTATTGAGAATTATGCTTCTTTGCGTGAAGAGATGCAAATGCGAGGGCATAATTTTTTAAGCGAAACAGATACTGAAGTTTTAATTCACCTTATTGAAGATGTTCAACAAAAAGAAGGTCTAGATTTAGTTGAAGCCGTCCGTATTGCTTTAAATCAAGTTGTTGGTGCTTATGCCATAGCTATTTTATCTAAAGGAGATCCCGATTTATTAATTGCTGCCAGAAAAGGAAGTCCATTAGTTGTTGGTATTGGAGAAGATGAACATTTTATTGCTTCTGATGCAACTCCATTGATAGAATATACAAAACATGTGGTTTATCTTAATGATGAAGAAATAGCAATTATTCCACGTGAGGGAGAAATGAGAATTATCACTATTGCTGATCATGAGGAAATACCTTATGTGCAAGAATTGGAAATGAATCTGTCGGCTATAGAAAAAAGTGGTTACGATCATTTTATGATGAAAGAAATATATGAGCAACCACTTTCTATCAGAGATAGTATGCGTGGGCGTTTACGTTTAGATCAGGAAACAATTTCTTTAGGAGGTATCTCTGAATACGAGGATAAGATGGCTGCTGCCAAAAGAATTATTATGGTAGCTTGTGGTACTTCTTGGCATGCTGCTCTTGTTGGAGAATATTTATTTGAAGATATTGCACGTATTCCTGTTGAGGTGGAATATGGTTCAGAATTCCGTTACCGTAACCCCATTATAAACGAAGATGATGTAGTTATTGCTATTTCGCAATCCGGAGAAACTGCTGATACATTGGCGGCTATTCGTATGGCAAAAGAAAAAGGAGCGACAATAATAGGTATTTGTAATGTTGTTGGATCCAGTATTGCCAGAGAAACTCATGCCGGAAGTTATACCCATGCCGGACCGGAAATAGGAGTAGCTTCTACAAAAGCATTTACCGCTCAAGTGTCTGTTCTTACATTAATGGCTCTGCGATTAGCAAAAATGAGAGGGACTATCGAGCGTTCAAAATTCCATCATTTGTTACACGAATTAGAAGAAATTCCTTTTAAAGTAGAAGAAGCCTTACGCATAAATGAACAAGTTAAAGAGATATCTAAAGCATTTGTAAATGCACGTAATTTCTTATACTTAGGAAGAGGATATAATTTCCCCGTTGCTTTAGAAGGTGCTCTTAAACTAAAAGAAATTTCTTATATCCATGCCGAAGGTTATCCGGCAGCTGAGATGAAACACGGACCAATAGCACTTATCGATAAAAATATGCCTGTGGTAGTTGTTGCTACAAACAAAGGAACCTACGAAAAGGTAGTAAGTAATATTGAAGAAATAAAAGCACGTAAAGGAATCATTTTAGCCATCGTAACTAAAGGCGATACTGAAGTTAAACGTTTGGCAGATTATGTTATAGAAATTCCTGAAACTGAAGAAATGCTTGTACCGCTTTTGGCTACTATTCCTATGCAGTTATTAGCTTATCATATTGCCGTTGCTCGTAATTGCGAAGTGGATATGCCAAGAAATTTGGCTAAATCGGTTACGGTGGAATAA
- a CDS encoding radical SAM protein: MIKHFTIPIFIPELACPFQCVFCDQRKISGSIKVPDLKEVDDIIQKHLSTLPTEKVQIEIGFFGGNFTGIPESDQHNFLKIAQKYVDSGRVDSIRLSTRPDYISDSILSLLNEYSVKTIELGAQSMNEGVLIKSGRGHTAQDVIDSSKLIQEAGFNLGLQIMLGLPGDTKEKCLETAEQIVALQPHDIRIYPTLVIKGTELAELFKNGRYEPLSLQTAVLWSKDIYSIFDKAGLNIIRVGLHPSEELTDSKSLLAGPYHPSFRELVLTELWKDRFLERLEFSKSKSLIIYVAASELNYAIGYNSTNKKLLEQKFEAVKIKIDQKLINYSFYADYY, from the coding sequence ATGATAAAACATTTTACTATACCTATTTTTATTCCTGAATTGGCCTGTCCGTTTCAGTGTGTTTTTTGTGATCAACGAAAAATATCAGGGTCTATTAAAGTCCCTGATTTAAAAGAGGTAGACGATATTATTCAAAAACATTTAAGTACATTGCCAACAGAAAAAGTACAAATTGAGATTGGTTTTTTTGGTGGAAATTTTACCGGAATACCTGAATCCGACCAGCATAATTTTTTAAAGATTGCTCAAAAATATGTAGATAGCGGAAGGGTTGATTCCATCCGTCTTTCTACTCGTCCCGATTATATATCCGATAGTATTCTTTCTCTTTTAAATGAATATTCTGTTAAAACAATAGAGTTAGGTGCTCAATCGATGAACGAGGGCGTGTTGATTAAATCGGGGAGGGGGCATACGGCTCAAGATGTTATAGACAGCTCCAAATTAATACAGGAAGCCGGATTTAATCTTGGTTTACAAATTATGCTTGGGTTACCCGGCGACACCAAAGAAAAATGCTTAGAAACAGCAGAACAAATTGTTGCTCTTCAGCCACATGACATCCGTATTTACCCAACATTGGTTATTAAAGGTACGGAATTAGCAGAACTTTTTAAAAATGGAAGGTACGAACCTTTGAGTTTGCAAACTGCTGTACTTTGGTCTAAAGATATTTATAGTATTTTCGATAAAGCAGGTTTAAATATTATCCGTGTTGGCTTACATCCTTCGGAGGAATTAACAGATAGCAAATCCTTACTCGCAGGACCTTATCATCCTTCTTTTCGAGAATTAGTATTAACTGAATTATGGAAAGATCGTTTTTTAGAAAGACTTGAATTTTCAAAATCTAAGTCTCTAATAATTTATGTTGCTGCATCAGAACTTAATTATGCTATTGGTTATAACAGTACCAACAAAAAATTATTAGAACAAAAATTTGAGGCTGTAAAAATAAAAATCGACCAAAAATTGATTAACTATTCTTTTTATGCTGATTATTATTGA
- a CDS encoding GtrA family protein — protein MLLFQISEALIHKFIKFVLVGFSGLFIDFGFTYLFKEKVKLQKYLSNALGFTLAASSNYLFNRIWTFQSENPQILVEYSQFLLISLIGLGLNTLVLWLIVNKMHWNFYLSKLFAIGFVTIWNFLANAYITFS, from the coding sequence ATGCTTTTATTTCAAATAAGCGAAGCTTTAATCCATAAGTTTATCAAATTTGTTTTGGTAGGTTTTTCGGGTTTATTTATCGATTTTGGGTTTACTTATCTTTTTAAAGAAAAGGTAAAGCTTCAAAAATATTTATCCAACGCTTTGGGTTTTACTCTTGCTGCAAGCTCAAATTATTTGTTTAATAGAATATGGACTTTTCAAAGCGAAAACCCACAGATTTTAGTTGAATATTCGCAGTTTTTATTAATCTCTTTAATAGGCTTAGGTTTGAATACCTTAGTTCTTTGGCTGATAGTAAATAAAATGCATTGGAATTTTTATTTATCGAAACTCTTTGCTATTGGATTTGTAACTATTTGGAACTTTCTTGCTAATGCATATATCACATTCTCTTGA